The stretch of DNA CGCCCAGCTGGAACGTCATTGCCGCGTGCTCCATCTCGACAGCGCCCACGATTACCGCCTGCGCGCACTGACCCGCTCGCCGGTGTACCGCGCGCCGCTAGACGCGGCGTCCGACACCTGGCTGGGCGAACGCTGGCACGAGCTCACCGCGACGTGCCCGCGCGAGGAAGGCCCGCTGGTCATCGACGGCCGCGAGATCCCGGTGCGCGCACTGGCCGAAGGCCACGCCTGGTTCGATTTCGCCGCGCTGTGCGAAGGCCCGCGCGCGGCCAGCGACTACATCGAGATCGCCACCGAGTGCCACACGGTGCTGGTGGGTTCCATACCTCTGTTCGACGGCAGCAACGACGACCCGGCGCGACGCTTCGTCCACCTGATCGACGAGCTCTACGACCGCCACGTCAACCTGGTCTGCACCGCGGCGGTGGTTCCGACCGCGCTGTACGCCGGCAACAAGCTCGCCCACGCATTCGAACGCACCGCCTCGCGGCTGATCGAGATGCAGTCGGCCGAGTACCTGGCGTTGGAACATCGCGGTTGAGAGCGCCGAGGCTGACGCCTCGGAGCACAAGCCTCAGATCGCCGACTTGCGCGCACCGCGGCCGCGCATCGCCGCGAGCACGGCATAGACCATCACCAGCGCCGTCAGCGACAGAGCGATGGCCAACCATTCGTTCTCGCTGAGCGTGGCCAGGATCGCGGCCATCGTCAGCACCGCCAGGGCGGGCACCAGCGGGCCACCGGCCAGCACCAGCGGCTCGCCCTGACCGCGCAGATCGATCTGCTGCGCCCGCCAGGCCGCTACCGCCACCGCGGCGAACACCAGGCAGATCGCCCCACCGGAAATCAGCGCCAGCGTCTCGAAGCTGCCAGCCACGGCCAGCACGATGGCGACACCGGCATGGGCGAACAGGCCCAGCATCGGCACGCGATGGCGCAAGTCGACCAGGCCGAACGGCCGCGGCAGGAAGCCGTCGCGACCGAGCGCGAACAGCAGCCGCGACGACGAGAACAGGTTGCCCATCAGGAAGCCGAGCATCGACACGCAGGCGGTGACCAGCAGCAGGGTACGGCCGGGGTTCCACAGCGCGTGGGCTGCGTCGGCGATGGGCGCGTCGCTGCCGGGCAGGTCGGCGCCGAGCACGCCCTCGCACACGGCCTGGATGCCGATGTAGAGCAGGACCACGATCACGATCGCGCTCATGGTCGCCCGCGGCACGTGCTTGGCCGGGTCGCGCACTTCGCCCGACGGCACCAGCGCGGTTTCCATGCCGGCATAGGCGAACACCACCAGCACCAGCGAGGAACCCAGCGCCGGCCACGAAGGCACGGCGGTCCAGTCGAAGCTCACGTGCTGCCAGTCGATGAAGAACAGGCCGAGGGAGGCGAGCAGGAACAGGGGCGTCAGCTTCAACGCCGCCAGCACCACGATCATGCGCGCGCCGAGCTTGACGCCGAACGCATTGAGCGCGAACAGCGCGCTGTACACCGCGGCGATCAGCAGCGCGCGCGGCGAAGCGTGCGAGAACTGCGGAAACGCCTGCGCGACCTGGCTGCTCAGCGCCGCGGCGACGCCGGCGCTGGAGGCGACATTGCAGATCCACATCAGCGCGCCGGTAAGGAAGCCCGCGAACGGACCGAAGCACGCAGTGACATAGGTGTAGGGCCCACCGGTCGCCGAAGCGCGACTGCCGACGGCGGCGAAGCACAGCGCGATCGGGATGATCGCCACCGCACCGGCGACGAAGGCCAGCGGCGCGACCTTGCCCATCCGCGCGGCCAGCAGCGCCGGCAGCATGAAGATGCCGGCGCCGACGATGATGTTGATGATCGAAGCGCCCAGCTGGAAGGATCCGAGCGAGCGCACCAACGCGGCCTCGCCCCTTTGCGACGTCTCGGGGGCGGTGCTGGCGGTTTCCGTCATTGGGCTTGCATCGGTCCGGGCTTGCGGGGGAGGGTCGCACACAGGCACCGGGCATGTCTAAGCTTGCGCTGCCCCCACACCGCTCCCTCCCCTCGCGGGAGGGAGACTCAAGGACGATTCCCCCGTGAACCTTGCCCTGTTCGATTTCGACGGCACCATCACCACCCGCGAGATGTTCGCCGACTTCATGGGCCACGCCGTCGCGCCCAGGCGACTGGCCATCGGCAGGATCGTGCTGGCGCCGATGCTGGTCGGCTACAAGCTCGGCATGGTCAGCGCCAACCGCGTGCGCTCGCGCGTGGTCGATTACGGATTCCGCGGCGCCGACCTGGCCCACGTCCAGGCGGCGGGCGAGCGCTTCGCGCGCGAAGTACTGCCGGCGGTGCTGCGGCCGAAGGCTCTGGAACGCATCGCCTGGCACAAGGCGCAGGGCGACAAGATCGTGGTCGTCTCCGGCGCATTCGACCTGTACCTGTCGCACTGGTGCGCGCAGCACGGCCTGGAGCTTCTGTGCTCATCGCTGGAATCCAGCGATGGCGTGATGACCGGGCGCTACGACGGCGAGCAGTGCGCGGGCGAGGAGAAGGCGCGGCGCGTGCGCGAGCGTTATGACCTTGCTGGCTTCCCGGTCATCTATGCCTACGGTGACACGCATGAAGACCTGGATCTGCTGGAACTCGCAGATCGCAGGTATTACCGGTGGCGCGAAGTCGCGTGATCGGCCGGAACAAGGTCCTTGGATCCCCGCCTTTGCGGGCAATCCCCGGCCCGGCGGACGACGCCAACCGGAAGTCAGGAGTTACTTCGGCGCAAGGATCTTCGACAGCCGATCCTGCGTGCCGGCGATGCGCTCCAGGTGCGGGTACTTCAGACCGTCGCGGTAATCCAGGCGCACCGTCCGCACCACCTCGCCGTGCTTGACCACCAGCTCGATCGGCTTTGAACCATCGCGGTTGGCCTTGATCGCGTCCTTGAGGCGATCGTTCTCGAACGCATAGCCGTTGACCGCGAGCAGCGTGGCACCGGGCGCGATGCCGGCGTCGAACGCCGGACCGTCCCAGCGCACGCCGCTCACCGTCGCATCCTTGTTCGACACCGACATGCCCAGCGACGCACTGAAGTCCGCGGACTTGCGATCGCCCTCGATACCCTTGTGGTACTCGCTCGGCGTATCGGTATAGACCAGCTTCCAGCCACTGGAGGCCAGGCCATCCAGCGGCGCCGCATTGGCATCCACACGCTCGCGCAGGAACGACGCCCAATCGTAGGCAGCCACACCGTTGAGCGTGCGCGCGACCTCGTCGAAGTCATACGTGTTGACGTCCCAGTCGCCATCCTTGACGCCGAAGAACGCCTTGGCGAAGTCATCGAGCGAGCGCTTGCCGCCACTGAGATCGCGCAGCTTGCTGTCGACCGCCAGCCAGATCAGCTGCCCCGCGCTGTAGTAATCCTCGCTCATCTGCCAGCTGCGGTACGCCTGCGGCTTGCGCGAATTGATGATTGGATCGAGCGTGGTGTCCTGCACGTTGCGCCAGGCGAAACCGGGGCGATCGGTGCTGTAGGTGGACGCGACCAGTGCCAGCGCATCACGCGCCTGCTCCGCGCTCCACAGGCCCGAGCGCGCCGCCAGCACATAACCCCAGTACTGCGTCTGGCCCTCGTACACCCACAGCAGCGTGTCGCTCATCGGCACGTTGAAGTTGGGCGTGGTCAGGTCGGCCGGACGCCGGTACTTGCCGTTCCAGGAATGGGTGAACTCATGCGGCAGCAGGTCGCGATCGGCCGCGTTCTTGCCCCACTCGGTGAAGTACTCCGGGCCGACGCCATTCTCGCTGGAGCGCTGGTGCTCCAGGCCGTTGCCGCCCATCTGGTCCGACAGCGAGAACAGGAAATCGTAGTGATCGTAATGGCGCGCGCCATACAGCTTGTAAGCCTGGTCGACGAGCTTGCGATGCGCCTCGATCTGCTCCGGCTTGGCCTCCAGGTACTTCGGATCATCGGCGACGATGTTCAGGCGCACCGGCACCTTCGCACCCGGATCGAGATCGACCTGCTTGAAGTAGCGGCCGGCGTAGACCGGCGAATCGAGCAGCGTGTCGAACGGCACCGGCTTGTAGCGCAGCGTGTCGCCTTCCTTCGAGGCCACCTCCAGCGCCGTGCCGGCCTGCCAGCCGCCGGGCAGCTTCAGTGCCGGCGCGATCTGGATCTGCCGCGCGTAGTGACCGGCCGGGTACAGCGCGACCCTGGTTCCACTGCAGGTTGAGCATGTCCTGGGTCATGGTGATGCGACCCTGCTCGCCGGCGGTCGGCGTGAGCACATCGAAGCTGACCTCAAGCGTGCTGACGCCCTCGGGCACGACCAGCTTGAAGGCGTAGACATCGAGCGGATCGCGACGCCAGGCGATCGGCTGGCCATTGCCGCTGAACTTCAGGCCGGCGACGCGATTGACCGGGCCGCTCGGCGAATGGTTGCCCGGGATCCATTGCGGGTACAGCAGCGTCAGCGGACCGGGCTGCACCGGGATCTGCTGGCTGGCGCGGAACACGCGATGGCTCAGGTCGGTGGCATCGATGGTCAGCGACAGCGTGCCGGGATAGGCCACGTCCTGCGGTGGCGCGGTCTGCGCCTTGGGTGACGGGTGCGGCGAGCAGCAAGGAAACCAGCAGCGGCAGCGCGCGCAGGCGCGGCGCAGCAGACGAACGACGAAGCATGTACCCAACCCCTGAGGAAGACGGCCAACCCCGCATCGTTACGAGGGTTGGCGCCTGAGCACCCCTGCCATTGGGCACGGTCGGGCGTGACCGCGGCCACGTTCGCCACAATTGGCAAAGTTGCCCATCTTCCCGAGGGCAATGCTAGACCGGTCTTCCGCTCTCGCGCATCAACAGGTCGAAGCGCTCCCAGCGCAGCTTGCGCCGGTAGACCTTATTGGTCGGCCGCCACTCGATCGCGCCCTTGGACACGAGCAGCGTGCCGAACCGCTTGCCATCGCGCTCGACCACGAACTCGACGTCCTCGCGACCCAGCTCGCGCTTGGGCAGGTTGAAGATCACCTTGTGTGCCATGCGTGTCGCTCCGCCAGGCCGGCTCGCGGCCGATAAGCGACTCTAGCGCCGCGGCGTCAACGCCACGTCGGCATCGCGGCGCCACACCAGGCAACGGTTGTTGGCGGGCATCGCCACGTCCTCGACCAGGCGCAGGCCGAGGGCGGCGGCGAGCGCATCGACGTCAGCCGCGTCGCGGATGCCCGAACGCGGATCACGCGCCTTCAGCCAGCCATCGAACTCGCGGTTGCTGTCGCTGCTGTACTGGCCGTCGTAGTTGAACGGTCCGTACACGACGACCACCGCGCCCGGCGCAATCACCTGTCCGAGACCGGCGAAGAACGCCTGCACTTGGGGCCAGCCCATGATGTGCAGCGTGTTGGCGCTGAATACCGCATCGAAGCGGCCATCGCCGCCGGCGCAAGGCCACGGTCCTGTCGACACGTCCAGTTCGACCGGAGCGGGCGTGTTGCCCAGCGCCGCCTCATCGAGCCACATGCGGATGCCCGGCAAGGCATCGGCCTGGTCGCTGCACTGCCAACGCAGCCAGGGCATCGCCGCGGCGAAGTACACCGCATGCTGGCCGGTGCCGCTGCCCACTTCGAGCACGTCGCGGCGATCGGCGAAGTGCCGGCGCAGGACTTCGAGAATGGGATCACGGTTGCGATCGCAGGCGGGGGCGTAGGGGCGCTCGGTCATGAACGGTTTATAGCGCGCACGCGTCGCAGTCACCATCAACCGGCTATCCTCCCCCGCGTTTACACCCCGCACACGGCAACGGGCGCACGGTGCGCCCGTCACGCCAAACCTACGTCGCGCCAATCCAGCCGGAGAACCTCCATGTTCCGTACTCTTTCACTCGCGGTGATCGCATTGACGCTTGCCGGTTGCGCGTCGGCACCCCCGGCTGCCGGTGGCGCCGTGCCGCCGTCGGGCATCTGCAATGTCGAGGCCGCACGCTGGGCGATCGGCCAGGGCGTCAACGACGACATCGTCAACCGCATCCTGCGCGACACCAGCAGCCGCGACGCGCGCGTGCTGCGCCCGGGCCAGCCGGCGACCATGGACTACCGCGAAGACCGCATCAACGTCGACGTCAACGACCGCGGCGCGATCACCGGCCTGCGTTGCGGCTGATCGGCGACACCATGCGCCGTCGCCACCTCGGCCTGCTGGCCGCGATCGTCCTCATTGGCCTGTGGCTGTGGACGAAGCGCTCCGACAACGGCGACCTGCACCCGCCGGTGGCGACACCGGCCGGCCAGGTGGCTGTGCCGGCGCCGCCGCCGGTGCCAGCAACAACGGCGCAGTACCCTGACTTCCTGCCACGCGAAGCGCATGACGTCCTCGCCCGCATCGCGCAGGGCGGTCCGTACGCCCACCGCCAGGACGGCGGCGTGTTCCAGAACCGCGAGAAGCGCCTGCCGGCGCAACCACGCGGCTATTACCGCGAGTACACGGTGGAGACGCCGGGTTCGGACGACCGCGGCGCGCGCCGCATCATCACCGGCGGGGATCCGCCGGTGGAGTACTGGTACACGCAGGACCATTACCGCAGCTTCCGCCGCTTCGAGCTGCCGTCGTCGGAGGCACGTCAATGAGTGCAACCGACCTGCGCTCGATCCTCGCCGATCCGGAACACAGCGGCGCCTATTTCATCGATGTGCGCGATACCGAGTCGATGGCGCAGGCCGGCGAAGCGCTGGATTACGCGGTGCTGCGCGTGGACCTGGCCGGCTGCAACGACAAAGCCGACCTGATGCAGCGCTTTGCCGCCGCGGGACAGTTCCCGGACTGGTTTGGCGGCAACTGGGATGCCCTGGCCGATGCCCTGGCCGACCTGTCGTGGCGGCCGGCCTCGGGTTATCTGTTACTCGTTGAACACGCCGATGGCTGGCGTGCCGCGCATGGCGAGTGTTTCGACACGCTGCTCGACATCCTCAACGAGACCGCCTTCCGCTGGGCCGGCAACCACACCGCGTTCTGGGCGTTGCTGCCGTTTCCCGCCGAGCTGCTGGCTGCGCTTGAAGACTAGTCCAGAAGGCGCTTAATGACAGCTCCCAGGTGCGTCCACAGTGATAGTGGTTTGGCGGCGTTCTTGCCAGTTAGCTTGGCACGATTGCGCTGTTCTATCTCGCGTGCCTTATCTAGGCGGTCGCGTTCCTGCACCTGAGCAATTCTTGCTGCAGCCATTTGACCTGACCAGACAATCTTGTTGTTTTTGATCCAGTAATGCGAGCGGCAAGCATAGTTCCAGTTGCCGATAGATGGATACAAACTCACGCGATCGCCTTGGCGAACTAGGCGCCAATTGGACGGCGATAGGGGCGTCACAACCTTCTCTCCGCATCCGCACGCGCAGAGGTGCGAGGCCGTTCGATATCGCTCGCTTATGTAGAGCACGCCGGTGGCCAGCGATTGGGGTATGAATTCGACTAGCTCGGGACGGATGGTGCTCATTCTTCTTCGACCTGCAGCCGGGGGCCACGATTGAGGGACATCAAGTTCACCCCGAACGAAAGGTTGTACGGCTTGAAATCGTCCCCGTAGAAGCCCTGGTGCTGTTTCCACTTCATGACCGCGAGCAGCGCATTGATCGCGTTCATGTCTGCGACTTGGATGTTCTCTTGATAGAGAACATCCTCGTCATCTGGGTCCATCGGGATGTAGTCGCTGACATGATCGGACTTCGCCTTAGTGACCAATGTCGCGCGACACGTTCCGATCAGGGAGTTGGTCGCGGCGACGAGCTTCAGGTTCATTCCAGCATCGATGAAAGGGATTCCGCTCTCGACCAAGTGCTTGACGAGCATCGCTCGCGCATCGCCCTTGTCCACACACAGAAACACAAAATCGAAACCAGTCAACTCCACGACGTTGTGCGTGTCTAGGAAGTAGGCGTGGCTGACAATTCCGCGTCGCATTAGCTCGTATTTGCGGACGAAGTATTCGGTCTTCGGCTCCTTCGCATTGACATCGTCGAGCGAAGCGGCCCCAAGTGCGCGGAACGCGTTGTGGCTGCCGAATATGTCCCCATCGAAGAGGTGGATCTCGCCGACTGGTGTTTTGGCGATCTGATCGAGTATGTAGGAACCAGTTCCACCCAGTCCAACTATCGCAATGCGTCCCGTCAACTTTGCCGAGATCGCCAAGATTTCTGCTCGCGCAGACGCAGTGTCGGGATAATGGAAAACTGACTCGCCTTCCTGCGTCGCAACTACACGACCGGTTCGCGCATCGACATCCTTGTCGATGGCCTTCGCCTGGTTCTGGATCAAGCGGATGTAGTGCGTAACCTTTGAGTAGTGTTCGGGGAACCCGTCCGCACCAAACGGCTTGTTTGAGAACTGATGACGGACGGGGAAGCCGGGCAGCAAGTCGCGTTGTTGTGGATCGATGCCAAGGTCCAGCACCGTGCCGTTTGGGTAGCAGGGATACTCACCCGTCCACCAGACCTGGTGGTTATCGCCATGCCCGCTGTTTGGGCGCACCACCTGGTCGTCTTGTCTCAAATACAGACAGGCAAGTGTCGCGTATCGCACGACTTTCTGGGCCGTCACGTAAGGGATCGAGTGAACGAGCAGGTGCTGGTCGCGGATCTCT from Lysobacter arenosi encodes:
- a CDS encoding barstar family protein; protein product: MSATDLRSILADPEHSGAYFIDVRDTESMAQAGEALDYAVLRVDLAGCNDKADLMQRFAAAGQFPDWFGGNWDALADALADLSWRPASGYLLLVEHADGWRAAHGECFDTLLDILNETAFRWAGNHTAFWALLPFPAELLAALED
- a CDS encoding DUF938 domain-containing protein produces the protein MTERPYAPACDRNRDPILEVLRRHFADRRDVLEVGSGTGQHAVYFAAAMPWLRWQCSDQADALPGIRMWLDEAALGNTPAPVELDVSTGPWPCAGGDGRFDAVFSANTLHIMGWPQVQAFFAGLGQVIAPGAVVVVYGPFNYDGQYSSDSNREFDGWLKARDPRSGIRDAADVDALAAALGLRLVEDVAMPANNRCLVWRRDADVALTPRR
- a CDS encoding APC family permease encodes the protein MTETASTAPETSQRGEAALVRSLGSFQLGASIINIIVGAGIFMLPALLAARMGKVAPLAFVAGAVAIIPIALCFAAVGSRASATGGPYTYVTACFGPFAGFLTGALMWICNVASSAGVAAALSSQVAQAFPQFSHASPRALLIAAVYSALFALNAFGVKLGARMIVVLAALKLTPLFLLASLGLFFIDWQHVSFDWTAVPSWPALGSSLVLVVFAYAGMETALVPSGEVRDPAKHVPRATMSAIVIVVLLYIGIQAVCEGVLGADLPGSDAPIADAAHALWNPGRTLLLVTACVSMLGFLMGNLFSSSRLLFALGRDGFLPRPFGLVDLRHRVPMLGLFAHAGVAIVLAVAGSFETLALISGGAICLVFAAVAVAAWRAQQIDLRGQGEPLVLAGGPLVPALAVLTMAAILATLSENEWLAIALSLTALVMVYAVLAAMRGRGARKSAI
- a CDS encoding ThiF family adenylyltransferase yields the protein MSSNPVDPNTALDRLRDEGFEVEIRDQHLLVHSIPYVTAQKVVRYATLACLYLRQDDQVVRPNSGHGDNHQVWWTGEYPCYPNGTVLDLGIDPQQRDLLPGFPVRHQFSNKPFGADGFPEHYSKVTHYIRLIQNQAKAIDKDVDARTGRVVATQEGESVFHYPDTASARAEILAISAKLTGRIAIVGLGGTGSYILDQIAKTPVGEIHLFDGDIFGSHNAFRALGAASLDDVNAKEPKTEYFVRKYELMRRGIVSHAYFLDTHNVVELTGFDFVFLCVDKGDARAMLVKHLVESGIPFIDAGMNLKLVAATNSLIGTCRATLVTKAKSDHVSDYIPMDPDDEDVLYQENIQVADMNAINALLAVMKWKQHQGFYGDDFKPYNLSFGVNLMSLNRGPRLQVEEE
- a CDS encoding I78 family peptidase inhibitor; protein product: MFRTLSLAVIALTLAGCASAPPAAGGAVPPSGICNVEAARWAIGQGVNDDIVNRILRDTSSRDARVLRPGQPATMDYREDRINVDVNDRGAITGLRCG
- a CDS encoding ribonuclease domain-containing protein, whose translation is MRRRHLGLLAAIVLIGLWLWTKRSDNGDLHPPVATPAGQVAVPAPPPVPATTAQYPDFLPREAHDVLARIAQGGPYAHRQDGGVFQNREKRLPAQPRGYYREYTVETPGSDDRGARRIITGGDPPVEYWYTQDHYRSFRRFELPSSEARQ
- a CDS encoding DUF6527 family protein, whose translation is MSTIRPELVEFIPQSLATGVLYISERYRTASHLCACGCGEKVVTPLSPSNWRLVRQGDRVSLYPSIGNWNYACRSHYWIKNNKIVWSGQMAAARIAQVQERDRLDKAREIEQRNRAKLTGKNAAKPLSLWTHLGAVIKRLLD
- a CDS encoding HAD family hydrolase, which encodes MNLALFDFDGTITTREMFADFMGHAVAPRRLAIGRIVLAPMLVGYKLGMVSANRVRSRVVDYGFRGADLAHVQAAGERFAREVLPAVLRPKALERIAWHKAQGDKIVVVSGAFDLYLSHWCAQHGLELLCSSLESSDGVMTGRYDGEQCAGEEKARRVRERYDLAGFPVIYAYGDTHEDLDLLELADRRYYRWREVA